Part of the Usitatibacter palustris genome, GTGGACGACGTCGAGCAATATCCGAGCTTCCTGCCCTGGTGCAGCGGGGCGACGCTCATCGAGCGCACGCCGACGATCACCCAGGGGCGCATCGAGATCGACTACCACGGCCTGAAGAGCCACGTGGCCACGATCAACCGCAAGGAGCCTCCGGAATGGATGCACCTCGACTTCACCGAGGGCCCGTTCGAGCGCTTCCACGGCCACTGGCATTTCACGCCGCTGGGGGCTGACGGCTGCCGGGTGGAGTTCGCGCTCGACTACGCGTTCGACAGCAAGGCGATCGAGCTGGTCCTCGGGCCTGTGTTCGGGCACATCGCCGAGACGCTCGTCGACCGGTTCGTGGCACGCGCCGAAGCGCAGAACCCATGAAGGTTTCCATCGCGATCGCGCTGCCGCGGCGCCAGGAAGTGATCGAACTCGATCTTCCGGCGGGCAGCACGGTGGCCGACGCGGTGTCCGCGGCCAACGTCGCGCAGCGTTACCCCGAGGTCGAGGCCGCAAAGTGGCGAACGGGGATCTGGTCGGTGGAGCGCAGCGGAGCGACGGTGCTGCGCGAGGGCGATCGCGTCGAGCTCTATCGGGAGCTGCAGGCGGACGCGAAGCAGATGCGGCGCGAGCGCGTGAAGGTCAAGCGCGCGACACGATCTCGAAGCGGATCTTGATCCAGTCCGCACCCTTGCGCACGATGTGATTGAGCTTCAGGCGGAACATCCCGCCGGCCGTGTAGAGCGTGAACGTCTTGTCGGCCGAGAAATCCTGTGTGCGGATGATCATCGAATCCTGCTTGCCGTTCTGGTCGAGTCCCGGCAGGTAGATCGCCTCCACGCTTCCGGTGCCGTCGGCCTCCTGGAGCTCGACGGGCATGCTCTTGTACGCAAGCACCTCCACGCCCAGCAGCATCTCGCCGCGCACGCGGTTGGGAAGCTTGCGAACCACGTGACCCAGGATCCAGCCACCCGTCTCGTGGTTCTGCAGCGCGAGCAGGCCGTTGAGCAACACGTTGTCGCTCGTCGCGCGATCGACCAGCAGGCCGAAGCCGTTGGAGCTGAGGTCGAGCACGCGCCACCGGCTGAGCTCGGGATCGTCGGCGGGCGCTTCGGGCGCCGGCGCGTTGGGGACGAGCGAAAGGCCTTCGGCCGAGAGCTCGATCGTGTCGCTCGCGGAGGCCGGTGCGGGCGTGACGGCTCCCGATTCGGGGCCATCGGCCACATTCAGCTCGCGAGACTTGCGCATCACGAGCTCCACGCCGATCGCGACATCGACCTCGCGGTCCTCGAAATGCGTCCGTTCCTCGACGCGGTTCTCGCTGCCCGCGAGGATCGAGTGGTAGAGCTTTTCGATCATCGCGAGCAACGCGACGTGCTCCTCGACCGGGAACACCGCGCCCGCGCCATAGCCTGCGTAGAGCTTGCCCTGCCGCAAGCCCGCCTGGACTTCCTCGATCTGCGCGCGCAACCCGTCGGCGCGCACATAGCGCATCGATTCGCCGTGGCTGTCGCGCCGCATGATGTGCAAGCCTGAATCCGAGGCGAGATCGACGTAGAAGAGGTGCTTGCGCGACGAGTACTCGGATTCGAGCGCGTAATCGCTGCACCACGACGAGAACCAGCCGTCGGCGATCTCGATCTGGACCTTCGAGAGGTTGCCGGAGTTGAGCGCGTCGAGCAGGAGCGTGCGCAGGTAGAGCGCTTGCGCGGAGGGTCGGAACGCGGGCTGCGACGGATGGAGCACCACCGGAACCTGCGAGAAGCCGTCGGACTCCGCGAGCGAGTAGAGCGCGTGCAGCTGCCGCCACGGCGTCGAACGTCCGGGCTCGGCGAGGAAGTAGCCCCACTTCACGTAACTGTGGATCGCATGCAGCGCGAGACTCGTGACGCGGAACATCACCTCGAGGGCTTCCTTGGAATCGGCCCACTGGCTGCGCGTGCGCAGGTACCGCTGCAATCCGTTGGCCGATTCGAGGCAGATGCGCTGCACGTTCAGCGCGAAGTCGCGATCTCCCTCGGCCGACTCCGGTGACTGGTGCAGGAATTCGAGCTGGTCATAGTTGAGCAGTGCCTGGAAGTGCTCCTCGACCTGCATGAACTGGCGCAGGCGCTCGAGCGTGAAATCGCCGCCCTCCTTGCCGAACTCGCGCATCGCCGCGAGAAACAGCGCGCGCGAAGGCGCGTCGCGCACCGTCTTCTGCTGGAGGACGCGGTCGACGTCGAGGGGGTAGCCGGTGCTCATGCGCTCAGGCCACCGTGAACATCTCGACGCGGCGCAGGGCCGGCATCGGGTTGGGGAGCAGATCCTGGTCGGAGAGGCCGGCTCCGTTCAGCAGTCCGCGGCGCAATTCGTTGGC contains:
- a CDS encoding type II toxin-antitoxin system RatA family toxin, with the translated sequence MPTVRKSVIVARPAEALFALVDDVEQYPSFLPWCSGATLIERTPTITQGRIEIDYHGLKSHVATINRKEPPEWMHLDFTEGPFERFHGHWHFTPLGADGCRVEFALDYAFDSKAIELVLGPVFGHIAETLVDRFVARAEAQNP
- a CDS encoding RnfH family protein, coding for MKVSIAIALPRRQEVIELDLPAGSTVADAVSAANVAQRYPEVEAAKWRTGIWSVERSGATVLREGDRVELYRELQADAKQMRRERVKVKRATRSRSGS